The window TAACCAACTTTTTTCTTGGGAATCCAAATTCGGCGGTTACCAGTTTGATTTCTTCGTTACATTTTCTCCGGCAACAAAATTACCTAGCCGAACAAGATTGCATCGAATGAATTGGATGTCTGAAAAAGACTACGACTGCGTTAATCTACAGAAATTGTAGACATAAAAAAAGGGGTCTATTCGACCCCTTTCCTATTTCAAAAACCAAAAGTGAAATGTCTTAGTGATGACCACCATGATCGTGTCCACCGTCGAGAGTAACTTTGAAAGACTTAGTCTCTTGAACCCCTTGAGCATCGGTCAAGGTTACACGCACTTCCCATTCACCACCCATAACGAAGTAAACGTTACGAACATTGAAAACTCCAGCAAGTAGGTTTCCATTTGCATCCACGGCGCGTTCAACTTGCGTCGGGGCTGATCCGTGTCCCATGCTTGGCATCCAAAGCACGACTTCGATACTGTCATTAAGCTCTTTCGCCTGATGAGTCTTTGCATCTCTTGCTTCCAAAACCAAAAGGGATTCCTGGACTACAACAGGTGTGGCTTTGAAACTTGCGTGAATATGCAAGGTGTTCTGTTTGTAAGACAAGTGCCCTGCTAATGGCGGATGATCATGACCTTCGTGCGCAGACGCTAAAGATCCGATAAATAGAGCCGTAATTATTGCGGCCGATTTTAAAACTGTTTTCATTTCGATTCTCCTTTTTTTATTTTTTAATTCTTGGAATAACTTTAAAAGGAACTGACAGTTCCTTTTTATTAAACGTAAATGTTAGCTTAACTTCTGACCCCTCTTTGATTTCTGTTTGTGGATCAAAAAACATGAGGTGTTTGCCACCGGGCACAAGTTCTAGAGTTTCACCTGTTTTAATTTTGAACGAATCTGTTTTCTTCATGGCCATGCGACCATTTTCTTCGACGGTCGCGTGGGACTCGACTGCTTTAAAACCATCGGCACTTTTGAAGACTAATTCTAATTCTTCCGCACAATTGTTTTTGATTTTAGCAAATCCACCTGTCGCATTTGATCCCTTAAGGGGCGCAAAAATTCGAGGCTCTGTGAACTCTACTTTTGTTTTCAGATCACAATCTGCTGAAGCCGTCGCCGAGAATGCCGCAATGGCTGCCATTAATAAAATTTTTCTTTTCATAAGTGCTCCTTAATTTTTTTGTATATAGATTCCGATCCCTCTTTCGATCCAGAAATTGAATCAATGACGATGCCATCAGAATCTAGAAAGAAAATTCGATCTGTGTGAGAAATTGAGTAACCTAGATAAGATTTTGGATTTTCTTCAAGCATGTAACTAGCTGGAAAGAGCCCAATCGCTTTATCAATTTGTTCCTTGCTACCACTTAGACCAATAAATGTTGGAAAAAAGTTTGTCGCGTAATCCGCAACCTCATTTGGCTTATCATGGGCCTGATCAACGCTGAGAAAAATAAATCGAGTGTCTTTAAGTTCTTCATCTTTCAACATTCTAAACGCACCGCCCGCGTAGCTGAGAGACATCGGGCACACATCGGGACATTTCGTATATCCGAAGTAAAGTAGATTCAATTTTTTAGTTTCAGATGAAAAGGTCCAATGCTGCCCTCTATAAGTCAGCGTAAAGTCACCGCCAGAAATTGGACCTTTCATCGTCTTCCAAATTGCAATTCCAAAATAGAGCCCCCCAACGATTGCAACAATCGTAAAAATTCGTAGAGAAAAAAGGGCGCTTTTTTGGATATTCACTTTCAATCCAACATCAATACGCGACGATCAAAAGCCATTGGTACCGCAATGAAGTATGATCCTTCACCCGGCTTTGGCATACGCGAAAAGCAAGTGTAATAGTATTTGTCATCCATTGAAGCTTTTCCGGTCTGCTTTCCTTCGATTGGAAATTTCCAAAAACGCTTCAGCGGAGCCGGTAAAGTTGAAGCTTTTGACAATCCTGCAACTGAATACTTCCAAAGTGGCTGACCGTAGAAGCTGACGATGGCTACGTTATTGTCTGAAGTGATGCTGTCAGCTCCTGGGTCCATACCATCAAGTTCCGACACGACAGATTCTGTTTCTAGATCAATCACAACAATTCCACGGAAGGCTGGCTTGTCGCGATCACCAACGAGGCTATAGCTATCCAACGCTGCAAAAGCATAACGACCGGACACTGTGATGCCGTTAACAACGGATTCCAGAGGACGATGTGACAATGCTACAGGGAAGGCCCGAGATACTTTTTTAGTCTTCAGATCAAAGAATGAAATGCCCAAGCGTCCGTGAGCAATCACAAGTTTGTCTTTGTACTGCGCAAAGGCTCTTGGGTGCTCTTCATCTTGATAAGGGCGAGACAGAAGATTGGTATTGTAAGTCGCAAGACGCTTGAACTGACTTAAATCCCACTCTTCGATTCCAGAAAAAGTGAGTACGAATGTTGAGCTTCCGTTTTTAACAACATCGACTACAGAATCCAAAGTTTCAACTTGGTATTCCGTTACGCGATCAATGGGCACAAAACGCAGCAATGATGGTTTTGGCTCGCGAGGTTTAACATTGCTTGTCCAGTAGGTACCGAAACCCGTGTAGACGTTTTCGCTGTCATAACGGATAAAGTTTCCGCAAGCTGACAGATACTCGACAGCTTCTTTGATTTTTTCGGATCTTGGACCAGCTTGAGTCTCGCTTTGAAATGCAAAACTGAAACAAGCAGCGGCGATCAGAAGTATGTTTTTTGTCATGATAGATTCCCCCTTCAAGAGATCATTGGCATTAAGTGTATTTTTTTAGCTTTCTCTGCAAGCTTTGGCGATGAAGACCTAAGTCCTTCGCTGTCTTGCTGATGTTGCCTTCATTTTTAGTTAAAACAAAATCAATGTACTCGTGTTCTACTTCCGAAAGCGAACGACGCTTAAAATCGGCTTCGGGTTTCACGCGTTTTCCATTCAGTGCTTGCTCGATTTCGGAAAACGAAGCGGGCTTTGTTAAGTAATCAACAGCTCCGCGCTTAACGGCTTCGACAGCCGTTGTGATGCTGCCATATCCTGAAAGCACAACCATTTTAATTTCGGGAGTTTTTCTTTTGAGTTCTTCAACCACATCAAGACCGAAGTCTCCGCCTGAAAGTCTTAGATCAAAAACGGCATGGGTGAAAATTTGATCTTTTGGAATATCGCCAATCTGATTCGCAATCGTCGCATCATATCCATGATCTTCAAAATCTCGCTTAAGTCCACGCGCGAGTCTTACGTCGTCTTCTAAAATCAAAATGTGCCTTTTCATTCGCGACCACCGAGCGGTGAACCAACTTGCACCGGCCATCTCAAAGTAACAATAGCTCCGGATGATTTTACTTTATTTGCTATCAAAAGATTCCCACCAAGGCTTTGCGCGAATATCTCGCTGACGTAAAGTCCAAGCCCTGTGCCATTCGGTTTAGTGGTCACAAAAGGTTCACCTTGTCGCCCTAGCACTCGATCACTGAATCCGGGCCCTTCATCTTCGACCGACAATTCGACATCTGACATATTTTCTGTGAGCTTCAAAATAAGTTCACCCTTTGCATTTGATTCATACGCATTATCAAGAAGATTTAAAATCACCTGCGCTAAGTTAATCGGCGATATCAAAAGTGAATTCAAAATCTGATTTTCAATTTTTAGTCGTGCGCCAGCGTGTTCTTCGAGCCAAGACTCAGTTACATCTTTAATGAACTCTTTCATGTTCACAGGTTTCAAATTGTGATCACGCACATCAAGTTGAGAAGCATTCATGGAATGGATAACTGATTCGCAAGATTTAATACTTTCTTTGGCTTCGGAAAGATTCTCTTGGGCCTCCGTCGACCATTTTGCAGTTAGTTCAATTTTTTCAAAAGCTCGTTCAAGTCGATCTAATCGGAGTTTCGCAGCATTCAGTGGGCTTGCAAATTCGTGCGAAAATCCAGCTGCTAAAGCCCCAATTGCTCGCAAACGATCTTGTTTTTCAGATTGGATGCGAGATTGGCTGAGCCTTTCAAAGTGACCTTCCAAATAAGTTCCAAGCGAGCGCATAACAACCCAAACTGAAAACAAAAGTATGTGAGAGACAAAGACAAAAATCCAAAATGTCTGCTGGCCCAACTCCATATTGCTTGTCGCAAATTCGATTTGAAGAGCTATTAAGAACGCATGGCAAAGAACAATAAAGGGCCAAGAGTTGCGTCCGCGGATAAGAACTCCACCAAGCCCTGCATTTAACAAAAATAGCGCCACAAAGGGATTTCCGAAGCCTCCCGAAATAAGTAGCAAGGCCGTGAGTACGGCTAAATCAAAGGCCAATTGAAACCCAATAAAGAGCGGTCCAACGGGCGTCTTGCTTTCAACAAAAATGAGATGAGTTAAAAGGTTAAAGATAAAGAGAAACCCGATGATTCCAATGTAGATCATAATTGTGGTACGATTGAGGGCCCCAAAGATGTAGCCAGGGCCAGCCATACAAAAGAAAAGACCGATCGCGCCCCACCGAAGACGGACAAGCCAGCTAAGTTTTGCGCTCTCGGTGTGTCCTTCTATTCTAGGAAAGCGAAAGAAGTTCGCGATCTCATAGAAAAACGATTCCGCACCGCTTTTATCGCGAGTGCTCGATGCGGGTCGAATCGTCATTAAAAAATTCTGAAGACGTTGAATGGCTGCCACGAAGGACGATATAGCCCAAATTGCCAGGTCTGGCACTGAAAACAGGCTCTATGCAACATCTTGTTGCACTGTGCTTGTAGTCCATTTCAGCTATGAAGAATCATATGAAAAACAAAATCTTAGTTCTATTTGGGCTTGTCTTTTCTTTGGCAGCCTCTGCTGCGCCGCAAACGAAATTTCTTGAAGGCAAAGAACTATTCACGGACTAATTTAGCTCAAATCGCATCGGTACTAATATTGACCAAACGGCAAACGTAACATCAGAAGGAAACTCATCAAATGGAGATGCATCTGCAGCAGCTTTAATCGCGGCCTCATCCAAGCGTTTAAATTGACTTGATTCCGAAATCTCAATTTTTTGAATATGACCGCTTTTTGCAATTTTGAGTTTAACCTTAACTAAGCCAGTCTCTTTCAGAACTCTAGACGCCTTCGGATAGGTTTTGTGGAACTCAATTTTTGACCTTATCCTATCAAGGTAGCTTTGATGAGAATTTGCTTCTTTCGAAACATCAGAAAATCCTTCCGAGATTTGATTTTGATCAGAGAGCTGTTGAATACCCGGGTCACTAGGACTCTGATTTACTAAATCCTGGTCTAAAAGATTCCTCACCTTTAGCGGCTCTATCATTGATTCCGCTCGAAGCCTTTTTTTTGATTCAGAGTCTGATGAATTTTGGCGCGATTCACTACGAACACTTTCTACCACCTCAATATCAAGGGACGTATCAAATGTTTTCTTGTCAGCATTTGAAGTTAATAGAATTGAAAAAATAAGAGTATGAACTCCAAGGCTACACAAAAAGAAGCGGTTGTTTTGTAAAAATGTCCTAACCGAACTTATCAAAAATCACCCACCAACGAAACAATAAAACGACGGCCTTGAAGCGGGCCCCAAATATGAAAATTGTCTAAATGAAAATGACTTCCATGTTTGGCCCATGTCAGTGGGCTATCGCCAGCTCCGGTCTGCGTGTAATCTAAAACATTGGCTATTTGAAAATCAAAATCCCAAAACTTATTCAAATTTCTTTTGAATTGAAGATCCAAGGTAAAATAGGTCGGGGCCGTCTGTCTTTTTTGGTCTCTGTAATAGGTTTCACCGTATGTTGGGCTCATCACATCATCATCTGTGTACGCGATATTATAGTGGTCGCCATACCCATAGGCCGACAAGTCCTGTTCAAACACAACATTCAATTTTTGCACGAACGTCCAATGATCTTCTTCATAGGTTGATTTCAAAGAAAGTCTTCGTTCTTGCGCGGATACAGGCAGTTTGTTTTTATATTCAGATGGGTAATTGAAGAATTCGGCAATTCCTTCGAGTTGATAAGAATGTGTGAGTTTTCGGCCATAACTGACATCAAAAACAGAAACCAAATAATCTTCATTGGAATTCGTGAAAATTGTCGGCAAGCTTTGCGATGCTCGATCAATTCCATAAGCCATATTCTTTAAATTCGTGAAATGAGATGAAAACTCAAAGGCATCATTTTCTCTTTGAGCTACTAAAGCATAGACAAAAGATTCTGCGGTTTCAATTTTTGTGATGTCGACTAAAAAACCGTTATGATCAGTTCCATGCTGACTTTCAAACAAAGTTAAAGGCGACCTATAGCCAATCCCCAAGCCTAGCCTTGAAGTCCAAATCGGACTATGTGTATGTTTATAATAAAGCCTTGGAGCCAACATCGTTTTATCAATATTTTTATTTAATTCGGTCCAATCGACTTTAATATGATCGCCGCGAACCGCCCATGAGACTTCGTTTTTTTCATTAATAGACCAAGTATCTTGAAAATAGATTCCGTTCACAGCATGGACCAGATTGTCTTTTTTAAGACCCATTTGTTCATAAAGAACTAATGAAGTTGAATTCATCTTTTGGGTTTTTAAATCAAAACCAAGATAATATAAATGCGTATCTGTTACGTACTGATACTCAGAATTTAAATAATCAATGGTGTCCTTATTATTGTAGTCATACCCATGCGAATAAATAGCATCCTGCGCTTGTTCAGCGCGAGCCAAATTGAACTTGAGGTTAGAGTTTTCATCAAGTTGTCTTTGGTAGTTCAGAGTCACTTCTTTGCGAAGCAAGGTAATGTTATCAGTGATTTTATCAGTATTGCCAATGTACTTCTTTCGCACATCATAGTTTTCAAAATCACTTGAACCTGCTGTAAGAGAAACAGGTTTACTCAATGTCAAATCACTCGGATTTCCACCAAACGAAGTTAACTTCGCGTAAGTCACTTTAAGATTAAGTTCATCTTTTTCACTTGGACGAAAAGAGGTCTTTATAAGTACGTTTGTGTTTTTCTGATGTGGAGATTCAGTAACTCCATTTTGATCGACATCAAAATTTGCATTATTAGAACTTTGCGCCCCGATAAAAAGGGCAGTATTATCAAAAATTTTTGTTGAAGCACCCAGGTTAACCGAGTACGTCCCATCATGTCCATACATGAGCGTGGTCCGCTTTACAGGTACAAACGGATCAACTGTTATTAGATTAATCGAACCACCAATAGATTCAGGGGCTGTCAGCGATGCCCCTGCTCCACGATAGATATCAATGGATTCAATCCCATCCAAAGGGATTGCTTCAATTCCATAAAAACCTGATACAGTTGAATGTAACGGGACTCCATCAACTAGAATTGTTGTGTGTTCACCTTTAAGCCCATTAATTGAAATACGCTTGGCTCCGCAGAACGCACAAGAGGTTTGGGAATCAATTCCCTTTTCATTGTCGATTGCCTGAGCAAATGTGGTCGCCTTTTTTTCTTGAATAACCGATTTACTCAAGCTTTCAACGCGATTCACTTCTTCTTTTTTAATTTTTCTATTGAGCTTCTGTTTCTTTCCTTCAACAACAATAGTCTCAACTTCACTTGAAGCACCGTTGAGAAAATTATCACTTTCCATCGCAAAGACATACTGTGTGCAAAATGATAATGCCAAAATGACTATGATCGAATTCATTTTTCCAACTATTTTCTTCGCAAATTTCTACAAACATCGTAATGAAAATGGTTTCCATGGAGCCATTTAACATTGAATCCTGATGGTTCACTTGTTAAATAGTCTCCGTTTTCGAAAAACAAAACCATTTCGTCGGCATTTTGCAAACTATAAAGAATGTTAGGCTTGTCTGCCACAGATCCCAATCTAAACGGACCAGCGGAATCGATACCATGAGAAAATCCTCGTGGTAAAACATCCATATAGAAATTTTCAGGAGCTATCTGATCATTTTTATATCCTATATTGTTAACATACAACTTACATGGAGCATTGGTATTCTTGTCTCGGCCTAAATATTCAACTTGTTGAAACTGAGCAAGAAGTGATTCAGTTACAAAAAGAGAGAAAATTAAAATTATAATTTTTTTCATTTATTATTCCTTATTCTATGATTAGTAAGAAGTTATTAACTATTCTTCATGAGCATGAACAGTCATGTTCACGCAGCGATTCGTATGAAAATGGTTTCCGTGAAGCCACTTGAGATTAAATGATTTCACATTTCTAAGATCTAAAGCTTGTGGATCTACGAAAATAGCAATTTGATCCTGCCCATTAGACCCCAATCCAGAAAGAACACCTGGCTTGTTAGCTACTGCTTGTACTGTAAAAGGAGCTGCATGATCACTTCCATGGGCGTAGTTTGTTTCAACAACTGCAAAAAACTGGTCAGCAGTCTGCTCGGGGCCCGTGTATCCAACTTCTGTCACGAAAAGCAAACACTCTTCTTTGGTAATAGAGTCTTGGCCTTCTAAAGCTAATAAGGTATTTTCTGGCCAACCTTCATGATCATCCTCATGATTTTGCTGTGCAAAAGACTGCACACAGATAAAAAGAGTCAACACACTTAATAATTTTAGAAACCTTGCTCCCATTAATACCCCCAATGTAAAGACTACTTAATTAATACATAGTCTTTGTTTGATTTTTGTCTACATGCAACACTGTTGCACTAATGTGTGCGATATATACTGCAACGGTGTTGCATTTGCAAGTAATTTATAGTAAGAAAGATTATGCGGAAAAATGGACTTAACTTCACATTCTTTATATTGCTTATTATACTCTCAATTGGAGCTGAAGCCTCGTTCTATTCAACTTTAAACAACACAGAATATGCTTATGAAGATCTATTGTCAGATTTTGACCTTGTTGTCTTGACGTCAAAAGACTGCCCAGCCTGCAAAAATCTACAGCTCAAGATTCAGAAGTGCAATATCCCTGACAACTTCAAAATAGCTTGGGTTGGCTCTAAAGTTTCTAAATATCAATTTCGTAGAAATAATATTGAAAAAATAAAAACTACCGAAAAAAACATACAAAAACTGACTCAAGTAACTCCAAAAAGTATTTTAAAAGGACACGCTTTCAAAGACGGTGTGTTTGAATGCAATGAACTTGAAAAGGCTATTTAATGAACCAAACAACTCAAAGAGGTCGTCTATGAATAAAGTAACCAAAGAAAAAGCCGAACAAGTTTTAAATCGTTTTTCACTTAAAAAAACTGACTTAAGAATTCATCTCATAGGGTTATTTATAAAAGAAAGAAAATCTTTCTCGCAAGCAGAAATAATCGAAGAACTCGAAAAAGAAGCCGGATCAGTCGACCGTGTTTCAATTTACCGAAACTTGAATCAGCTAAAGACGGCAGGCATTGTTCATGAAATTGAAAACAATAAATATGTCAGCTGCTCTCACGACTGTGAAAAACATGCACATGTGCTTTTGTATTGTCAGTCCTGCGAAAAGCACAATGAAGTTAAAGACCACGAAAAATTAAATTCATTTTTTAAAGCCATGGGAGGCTTTCAATTTTTAAGCGCAAATCGAGCTGTATTTTTAAAAGGAATTTGTCAAGCGTGCGCCAGCTAATTGATAA of the Deltaproteobacteria bacterium genome contains:
- a CDS encoding HAMP domain-containing histidine kinase, whose product is MTIRPASSTRDKSGAESFFYEIANFFRFPRIEGHTESAKLSWLVRLRWGAIGLFFCMAGPGYIFGALNRTTIMIYIGIIGFLFIFNLLTHLIFVESKTPVGPLFIGFQLAFDLAVLTALLLISGGFGNPFVALFLLNAGLGGVLIRGRNSWPFIVLCHAFLIALQIEFATSNMELGQQTFWIFVFVSHILLFSVWVVMRSLGTYLEGHFERLSQSRIQSEKQDRLRAIGALAAGFSHEFASPLNAAKLRLDRLERAFEKIELTAKWSTEAQENLSEAKESIKSCESVIHSMNASQLDVRDHNLKPVNMKEFIKDVTESWLEEHAGARLKIENQILNSLLISPINLAQVILNLLDNAYESNAKGELILKLTENMSDVELSVEDEGPGFSDRVLGRQGEPFVTTKPNGTGLGLYVSEIFAQSLGGNLLIANKVKSSGAIVTLRWPVQVGSPLGGRE
- a CDS encoding TonB family protein, whose product is MISSVRTFLQNNRFFLCSLGVHTLIFSILLTSNADKKTFDTSLDIEVVESVRSESRQNSSDSESKKRLRAESMIEPLKVRNLLDQDLVNQSPSDPGIQQLSDQNQISEGFSDVSKEANSHQSYLDRIRSKIEFHKTYPKASRVLKETGLVKVKLKIAKSGHIQKIEISESSQFKRLDEAAIKAAADASPFDEFPSDVTFAVWSILVPMRFELN
- a CDS encoding SCO family protein, whose protein sequence is MKGPISGGDFTLTYRGQHWTFSSETKKLNLLYFGYTKCPDVCPMSLSYAGGAFRMLKDEELKDTRFIFLSVDQAHDKPNEVADYATNFFPTFIGLSGSKEQIDKAIGLFPASYMLEENPKSYLGYSISHTDRIFFLDSDGIVIDSISGSKEGSESIYKKIKEHL
- a CDS encoding copper chaperone PCu(A)C, coding for MKRKILLMAAIAAFSATASADCDLKTKVEFTEPRIFAPLKGSNATGGFAKIKNNCAEELELVFKSADGFKAVESHATVEENGRMAMKKTDSFKIKTGETLELVPGGKHLMFFDPQTEIKEGSEVKLTFTFNKKELSVPFKVIPRIKK
- a CDS encoding TonB-dependent receptor plug domain-containing protein, which codes for MNSIIVILALSFCTQYVFAMESDNFLNGASSEVETIVVEGKKQKLNRKIKKEEVNRVESLSKSVIQEKKATTFAQAIDNEKGIDSQTSCAFCGAKRISINGLKGEHTTILVDGVPLHSTVSGFYGIEAIPLDGIESIDIYRGAGASLTAPESIGGSINLITVDPFVPVKRTTLMYGHDGTYSVNLGASTKIFDNTALFIGAQSSNNANFDVDQNGVTESPHQKNTNVLIKTSFRPSEKDELNLKVTYAKLTSFGGNPSDLTLSKPVSLTAGSSDFENYDVRKKYIGNTDKITDNITLLRKEVTLNYQRQLDENSNLKFNLARAEQAQDAIYSHGYDYNNKDTIDYLNSEYQYVTDTHLYYLGFDLKTQKMNSTSLVLYEQMGLKKDNLVHAVNGIYFQDTWSINEKNEVSWAVRGDHIKVDWTELNKNIDKTMLAPRLYYKHTHSPIWTSRLGLGIGYRSPLTLFESQHGTDHNGFLVDITKIETAESFVYALVAQRENDAFEFSSHFTNLKNMAYGIDRASQSLPTIFTNSNEDYLVSVFDVSYGRKLTHSYQLEGIAEFFNYPSEYKNKLPVSAQERRLSLKSTYEEDHWTFVQKLNVVFEQDLSAYGYGDHYNIAYTDDDVMSPTYGETYYRDQKRQTAPTYFTLDLQFKRNLNKFWDFDFQIANVLDYTQTGAGDSPLTWAKHGSHFHLDNFHIWGPLQGRRFIVSLVGDF
- a CDS encoding transcriptional repressor, which encodes MNKVTKEKAEQVLNRFSLKKTDLRIHLIGLFIKERKSFSQAEIIEELEKEAGSVDRVSIYRNLNQLKTAGIVHEIENNKYVSCSHDCEKHAHVLLYCQSCEKHNEVKDHEKLNSFFKAMGGFQFLSANRAVFLKGICQACAS
- a CDS encoding response regulator: MKRHILILEDDVRLARGLKRDFEDHGYDATIANQIGDIPKDQIFTHAVFDLRLSGGDFGLDVVEELKRKTPEIKMVVLSGYGSITTAVEAVKRGAVDYLTKPASFSEIEQALNGKRVKPEADFKRRSLSEVEHEYIDFVLTKNEGNISKTAKDLGLHRQSLQRKLKKYT
- a CDS encoding FixH family protein codes for the protein MKTVLKSAAIITALFIGSLASAHEGHDHPPLAGHLSYKQNTLHIHASFKATPVVVQESLLVLEARDAKTHQAKELNDSIEVVLWMPSMGHGSAPTQVERAVDANGNLLAGVFNVRNVYFVMGGEWEVRVTLTDAQGVQETKSFKVTLDGGHDHGGHH